A genomic window from Streptomyces broussonetiae includes:
- a CDS encoding PAS domain-containing protein: protein MQAGWWRWVAVTQNEAVSPGGGAAALEALFRQSPTGRLILDTELRILRINLTRPILHEAPTEQIVGRHVTDVYDLSAPDEVEAMLYSVLENGAPARERLVGLRPKGAPGLRALPFPTPYAQTLAEPSRSAMGLFAGSCPSHRDVTRAAASRTRTPY from the coding sequence GTGCAGGCTGGATGGTGGAGGTGGGTTGCCGTGACGCAAAACGAAGCCGTCTCGCCGGGCGGGGGTGCTGCGGCGCTGGAGGCTCTGTTCCGCCAGTCCCCTACCGGGCGGCTGATCTTGGACACGGAGTTGCGCATCCTGCGGATCAACCTCACCAGGCCGATTCTGCACGAGGCGCCCACCGAACAGATCGTGGGCCGACACGTCACTGACGTGTATGACCTTTCCGCACCCGATGAGGTGGAGGCGATGCTGTACAGCGTGCTGGAGAACGGCGCCCCCGCACGGGAGCGGCTCGTGGGGTTGCGTCCTAAGGGCGCACCGGGGCTGCGCGCCCTGCCGTTCCCGACGCCTTACGCCCAGACGCTGGCCGAGCCTTCCCGTTCGGCCATGGGACTGTTTGCGGGGTCCTGCCCGTCCCACAGGGACGTCACGCGCGCGGCGGCGTCGCGGACCAGGACGCCGTACTGA
- a CDS encoding enoyl-CoA hydratase/isomerase family protein yields the protein MSAVQLRHHTPHVVVITLSNPPVNTLTWESRAHLKAAIDRLEEEPEIRAVVLTGAGGVFTAGADLVQDQRMSRTELPDFLADFERIVDGLERFRAPVIAAVNGPAVGGGFELALACDIRVASSEASFVAAGVNVGLMANFWRLARIVGLGPAKEILLTGERYEAERAAAWGLVTEVCAPEALMHVALAKAERIATRAPLSVEATKRCANDAPEMSRDQAHRRQIDELAELFTKDDHKEALRAFFARSVGEYHRH from the coding sequence GTGAGCGCAGTCCAGCTGAGGCACCACACACCGCACGTTGTGGTGATCACACTCAGCAACCCGCCCGTCAACACTCTCACCTGGGAGAGCCGGGCGCACCTGAAAGCGGCCATCGACCGGCTGGAGGAGGAGCCGGAGATTCGTGCGGTCGTCCTCACCGGGGCCGGGGGTGTGTTCACCGCCGGCGCGGACCTGGTCCAGGACCAACGGATGAGCCGGACCGAACTGCCCGACTTCCTGGCGGACTTCGAGCGGATCGTCGACGGCCTGGAGAGGTTCCGCGCTCCAGTGATCGCCGCGGTCAACGGACCGGCCGTCGGCGGCGGATTCGAGCTGGCCCTGGCCTGCGACATTCGCGTCGCCTCGAGCGAGGCGTCCTTCGTCGCGGCCGGGGTCAATGTCGGCCTCATGGCGAACTTCTGGCGCCTCGCCAGGATCGTGGGACTCGGACCCGCCAAGGAGATCCTCCTCACCGGCGAACGCTACGAAGCCGAGCGCGCCGCGGCCTGGGGACTGGTCACCGAGGTGTGCGCACCCGAGGCGCTCATGCACGTAGCGCTGGCGAAGGCGGAACGGATCGCGACCCGCGCCCCCCTGTCGGTCGAGGCCACCAAGCGCTGCGCGAACGACGCTCCGGAGATGAGCCGGGACCAGGCGCACCGTCGACAGATCGACGAACTGGCCGAGTTGTTCACGAAGGACGACCACAAGGAGGCACTGCGTGCCTTCTTCGCCCGCTCGGTCGGCGAATACCACCGGCACTGA
- a CDS encoding CaiB/BaiF CoA transferase family protein, whose protein sequence is MAGPLDGVRVLDVSQVMAGAYCAALLADMGADVIKVERPAGDELRGWGADFPGGQSPAYMAVNRNKRGIALDLRDERGAAALRRLSEGVDVLVENFRPGAMQRLGCDYPRLAARNSALVYCSISGFGQDGPLAGRGGYDLIAQGMSGIMSVTGEPGGALVKAGVPICDLTAGLLAANGVLAAYVHRLRTGEGQYVDTSLLEAGISLMVWESAVLFATGQVAGPLGSQMRLAAPYEAFRTADGWLTVGTPNQRMWERLVEALEWPGLGTDPRFADPISRMTNRPSLTEQLQKKFLEYTTEQWMDILLPYGIPAGPVYDIGQVYSDPQVRARRMLVEVEHLSAGLVKHIGVPVKFSRTPAVIDRPAPLLGEHTTDVLTEAGFGRSEIEALLAAGVAKEEK, encoded by the coding sequence ATGGCGGGCCCCCTCGACGGCGTACGGGTTCTGGACGTGAGCCAAGTGATGGCTGGTGCCTACTGCGCGGCGCTCCTCGCCGACATGGGCGCCGACGTGATCAAAGTCGAGCGTCCGGCCGGCGACGAACTGCGCGGCTGGGGAGCCGACTTCCCCGGCGGCCAGTCGCCGGCATACATGGCGGTGAACCGGAACAAGCGCGGGATCGCTTTGGACTTGCGGGACGAGCGGGGAGCCGCCGCGCTGCGCAGGCTCAGCGAAGGAGTCGACGTCCTCGTCGAGAACTTCAGGCCGGGCGCCATGCAGCGCCTCGGCTGCGACTATCCCAGACTCGCCGCACGGAACTCCGCCCTGGTCTACTGCTCGATCTCGGGATTCGGCCAGGACGGCCCACTGGCCGGCCGGGGCGGGTACGACCTCATCGCCCAGGGCATGTCCGGGATCATGAGCGTCACCGGGGAGCCCGGTGGCGCGCTGGTCAAGGCGGGCGTGCCGATCTGTGACCTCACCGCGGGTCTCCTGGCCGCCAACGGTGTGCTCGCCGCCTATGTCCACCGTCTGCGTACCGGTGAGGGACAGTACGTGGACACATCCCTGCTGGAGGCCGGTATCTCCCTGATGGTGTGGGAGAGCGCCGTCCTGTTCGCCACCGGGCAAGTAGCCGGCCCGCTCGGCTCGCAGATGCGGCTCGCGGCCCCCTACGAGGCGTTCCGGACTGCCGACGGCTGGCTGACCGTCGGCACACCCAATCAGCGGATGTGGGAACGCCTCGTGGAGGCCTTGGAGTGGCCTGGGCTGGGGACGGACCCGCGGTTTGCCGATCCGATCTCCCGCATGACCAACCGCCCGTCGCTGACCGAGCAACTGCAGAAGAAATTCCTGGAGTACACCACCGAGCAGTGGATGGACATCCTCCTGCCCTACGGCATTCCCGCCGGGCCCGTGTACGACATCGGTCAGGTCTATTCCGACCCCCAGGTCCGGGCCAGGCGGATGCTCGTCGAGGTCGAACACCTCTCGGCGGGTTTGGTGAAGCACATCGGCGTGCCCGTCAAGTTCTCCCGCACTCCGGCCGTCATCGATCGTCCGGCCCCGCTGCTGGGCGAGCACACGACCGACGTGCTGACCGAAGCCGGCTTCGGGCGGTCCGAGATCGAGGCCCTGCTCGCCGCGGGCGTGGCCAAGGAGGAGAAGTGA
- a CDS encoding bile acid:sodium symporter family protein — protein sequence MHSSVLTTVLLPIALAVIMLGLGLSLTLPDFVRVISAPRAVGTALACQLVLMPALCLALLALTRADPDTAVGMLLLAASPGGTLAALYSHLARGDIALNITLTAVNSLISVVTLPLVMWGVTRHYVGHAHTIGLQPQGVVTLIATVVLPVGLGMALRRLHPGLARTLSQAVRIVALIVLAVVIVGAILQNAGRLGQSLGFVLPLTAAFSVLNLVIGYWVPRLTRVERPQAVASSMEIGIHNGALAVTIALSPALLNMPAAAVTPAIYSLVAFITAAVAASLLARRPRPLPVMEPASST from the coding sequence TTGCACAGCTCTGTCCTGACCACCGTGCTGTTGCCGATCGCCCTGGCGGTCATCATGCTCGGCCTGGGCCTTTCTCTCACCTTGCCCGACTTCGTCCGCGTGATCAGTGCGCCGCGTGCAGTGGGCACGGCACTGGCCTGCCAGCTGGTGCTGATGCCCGCGCTCTGTCTGGCGCTGCTTGCTCTGACCCGAGCCGACCCCGACACCGCGGTCGGGATGCTGCTCCTGGCCGCATCACCCGGCGGAACGCTCGCGGCCCTCTACAGCCACCTCGCCCGCGGTGACATCGCGCTGAACATCACCCTCACCGCGGTCAACTCGCTGATCTCCGTCGTCACACTTCCGCTCGTCATGTGGGGCGTGACCCGGCACTACGTCGGCCACGCCCACACCATCGGACTGCAACCGCAGGGCGTCGTCACGCTGATCGCCACCGTCGTACTGCCGGTGGGCCTGGGGATGGCGCTGCGGCGCCTGCACCCGGGCCTTGCGCGGACGCTCAGCCAGGCGGTCCGGATCGTCGCGCTCATCGTGCTGGCGGTGGTGATTGTCGGTGCGATCCTGCAGAACGCCGGCCGGCTGGGCCAGTCCCTCGGCTTCGTCCTTCCGCTCACGGCGGCGTTCAGCGTCCTGAACCTGGTCATCGGCTACTGGGTTCCCCGCCTCACCCGCGTCGAGCGGCCCCAGGCCGTCGCCTCGTCGATGGAGATCGGCATCCACAACGGTGCGCTCGCCGTCACCATCGCCCTGAGCCCCGCGTTGCTGAACATGCCGGCCGCCGCAGTGACACCCGCGATCTACAGCCTCGTCGCTTTCATCACCGCGGCAGTGGCAGCCTCCCTGCTCGCCCGGCGGCCCCGTCCACTCCCCGTGATGGAACCGGCGAGCAGCACCTGA
- a CDS encoding IclR family transcriptional regulator, with protein sequence MRSVFTTFTVLEALAEAQPVGVGALARELDLPKSTVQRSLTTLAEVGWIRPLDGSGHTRWILTARPLKLAGHVLRHERLLREAAAPAMADLARQTRETIHLTIVDGDSVILLDKIDSTHTVRNVSWVGGRAPLHASASGLAILAHLPADAITRHPLTPYTAQTVTDAEVLCATLATVRKRGYAINTGMWRDDVSAVAAAILDPTGAPAASLSISVPTYRLSDELRDQYGVLVRDAAARVTSLWDGQDPANSPMAEREGSASVWA encoded by the coding sequence ATGCGCAGTGTTTTCACGACCTTCACCGTGCTCGAAGCGCTCGCCGAGGCCCAGCCGGTCGGTGTGGGCGCGCTGGCGCGGGAGCTGGATCTGCCCAAGAGCACCGTGCAGCGCAGCCTGACCACGCTGGCCGAGGTGGGGTGGATCCGCCCGCTGGACGGCAGCGGCCACACACGGTGGATACTGACGGCCAGGCCCCTGAAGCTGGCCGGACACGTACTACGCCACGAGCGCCTGCTCCGTGAGGCCGCAGCGCCCGCGATGGCGGACCTCGCCCGGCAGACCCGCGAAACGATCCACCTGACGATCGTGGACGGTGACAGCGTGATCCTGCTGGACAAGATCGACAGCACGCACACCGTCCGCAACGTCTCCTGGGTCGGCGGTCGCGCTCCCCTCCACGCGTCGGCCTCCGGACTGGCGATCCTCGCCCACCTTCCGGCAGACGCGATCACCCGACACCCGCTGACCCCGTACACCGCGCAGACCGTGACGGACGCCGAGGTGCTGTGTGCCACTCTCGCCACGGTCCGCAAGCGCGGTTACGCCATCAACACCGGGATGTGGCGCGACGACGTGAGCGCCGTCGCTGCGGCGATCCTGGATCCGACCGGGGCGCCGGCCGCCTCCCTCAGCATCTCCGTGCCGACCTACCGGCTCTCCGACGAACTCCGCGATCAGTACGGCGTCCTGGTCCGCGACGCCGCCGCGCGCGTGACGTCCCTGTGGGACGGGCAGGACCCCGCAAACAGTCCCATGGCCGAACGGGAAGGCTCGGCCAGCGTCTGGGCGTAA
- a CDS encoding SDR family oxidoreductase: MQIHGKTALVTGANRGIGQAFARELAEHGATVYAAARHPELITDRGVVPIQLDVTDPATIATAVEAIGDLSILVNNAGTALAAPVLTASLADARREMEVNYLGTWAVTQAFAPALSHNGGGAVINMLSAASWLALDQAPGYAASKAAQWSLSNAMRLALRAQGTRVIGVHVGYVDTDLSAGVDQPKISPEEVARAAIKGLLEGREEVLVDEFSRRIKSALPNDIAALYSPR, encoded by the coding sequence ATGCAGATTCACGGCAAGACCGCCCTGGTGACGGGCGCCAACCGCGGGATCGGCCAGGCGTTCGCCCGAGAGCTCGCCGAGCACGGCGCCACGGTCTACGCCGCCGCACGCCACCCCGAACTGATCACCGACCGCGGGGTGGTGCCGATCCAATTGGACGTCACGGACCCGGCCACCATCGCCACGGCGGTCGAGGCGATCGGGGACCTCTCGATCCTGGTCAACAACGCCGGAACCGCCCTCGCGGCGCCGGTGCTCACCGCGTCACTGGCCGACGCCAGGCGCGAGATGGAGGTCAACTACCTCGGCACCTGGGCTGTGACCCAGGCCTTCGCTCCGGCGCTGTCCCACAACGGCGGCGGTGCCGTCATCAACATGCTGTCCGCTGCATCCTGGCTGGCCCTGGACCAGGCGCCCGGATATGCAGCGAGCAAGGCAGCGCAATGGTCGCTGTCCAACGCCATGCGGCTGGCCCTGCGTGCGCAAGGCACCCGCGTGATCGGTGTGCACGTCGGGTATGTCGACACCGACCTGTCCGCCGGTGTCGACCAGCCCAAGATCAGTCCCGAGGAAGTCGCGCGAGCCGCGATCAAGGGACTCCTCGAAGGCAGGGAGGAAGTACTCGTCGACGAATTCAGCCGCCGGATCAAGTCCGCGCTGCCCAACGACATCGCCGCGCTGTATTCGCCCCGGTGA
- a CDS encoding winged helix-turn-helix transcriptional regulator, with amino-acid sequence MSGPTDDSPACSIERSLQVLGERWTLLVLRDIFAGKHRFAEIQSSLGIAPNLLSDRLKLLSEAGVLRTRTYQEPGSRHRQSYHLSPAGQELQLVLAALQQWGDHHRPRPSGPSSLRRLRSTGQAVRVGFLGDDGRELPAEEVTFVMNTGPGA; translated from the coding sequence GTGTCCGGTCCCACGGACGACTCACCGGCCTGCTCCATCGAGCGCAGCCTGCAGGTGCTTGGCGAACGTTGGACACTGCTGGTCCTGCGCGACATATTCGCGGGCAAGCACAGATTCGCCGAAATCCAGTCGTCCCTCGGCATCGCGCCGAACCTGCTCAGCGACAGGCTCAAGCTTCTCAGTGAGGCCGGTGTGTTGCGCACGCGGACGTACCAGGAGCCGGGCAGTCGGCATCGGCAGAGCTACCACCTGTCTCCGGCCGGGCAGGAGCTGCAACTCGTGCTGGCGGCTCTCCAGCAGTGGGGTGACCACCACCGCCCTCGCCCGTCGGGACCCTCTTCTCTGCGGCGATTGCGTTCCACCGGTCAGGCCGTGCGGGTGGGGTTCCTCGGCGACGACGGCCGCGAATTGCCCGCCGAGGAAGTGACGTTCGTGATGAACACGGGTCCCGGGGCCTGA
- a CDS encoding putative quinol monooxygenase: MPVVIARLIPAPGKTQEVLDVYRELAPLVHQEPGCRLFALHTDGKDVFIVEHWLTPEDFQAHLASSNLQRIRDATKPLLTAPSEIWPVESVSLGDPGKGVIP, translated from the coding sequence ATGCCCGTCGTCATCGCCCGCCTGATCCCCGCGCCGGGCAAGACCCAAGAGGTGCTTGACGTGTACCGCGAGCTCGCCCCGCTGGTCCATCAGGAACCGGGATGCCGGCTCTTCGCACTCCACACCGATGGCAAGGACGTCTTCATCGTCGAGCACTGGCTCACCCCCGAGGACTTCCAGGCGCACCTGGCCAGCTCGAATCTCCAGCGGATCAGGGACGCGACAAAACCCTTACTGACCGCCCCCAGCGAGATCTGGCCGGTGGAAAGCGTCTCCCTCGGCGACCCCGGCAAGGGCGTGATCCCCTAG
- a CDS encoding DUF3533 domain-containing protein, with protein sequence MTMNVPGVPKATARYLLRRPNLWFFPTLVMIAVSVVVSLSYIGGIINPTGNLHHLPIAIVDEDQAVHVDGRKVHLGPQIVRAITTASDSRQRVEWQTLSLRGAEAGMDKDAVYGALIIPADFSSGVLSLTGPVAPHGRAPRQPSVHLLTNPRSGSVATSSVQAVGERTTHTVSSRIAATLAAHMEPAHHTSRRAIPTAEKMLLADPVTLHTSEHRPLGNHSGFGLSAFYVSLVLTLGAYLGAGVVSSSVDFALGYQSAERGRRWSSKLPVPITRTQTLVAKTVMSAVLSPVTATAILLTCKFALHMDTPHFGQLWIYSVCASIAVGVTAQTIISLVGGLGSLVGMLFFVALAVPSSGGSFPLQTVPSPYRWLAQFEPMRQIDDGVRAILYFDARGDAGLTRGWIMIALGCFVGLALGLIVAWIRDHGGHQRLTSHQITAAHAHFRSTVSLAATAGGTQHESGGRPAPRAAAPDRRNATESTAPSQAAPRVFGRVRNSYGDVVSLAAVTLLSLNGSQLGRIGTQSDGSYEIDAPASGACLLLATADDHQPHAAIVQIGDRSRCHDVVLSGLSGLSGTVPA encoded by the coding sequence ATGACGATGAATGTTCCCGGTGTGCCGAAGGCCACCGCCCGGTACCTGCTACGCCGGCCGAACCTCTGGTTCTTCCCGACGCTAGTCATGATCGCGGTCAGCGTGGTGGTGTCGCTGTCCTACATCGGAGGCATCATCAACCCCACGGGCAACCTCCACCACCTCCCGATCGCGATCGTCGACGAGGACCAGGCGGTGCACGTCGACGGCCGGAAGGTGCACCTCGGTCCGCAGATCGTCCGGGCCATCACGACCGCGTCGGATTCCCGTCAACGCGTGGAATGGCAGACGCTGAGTCTGCGTGGGGCAGAAGCCGGGATGGACAAAGACGCAGTCTACGGCGCCTTGATCATTCCGGCTGACTTCAGCAGCGGCGTCCTGTCCTTGACCGGCCCCGTCGCGCCCCATGGGAGGGCTCCGCGGCAGCCGAGTGTCCACCTGCTCACCAACCCCCGTTCCGGCAGTGTGGCCACCTCCTCGGTACAAGCCGTCGGAGAGCGAACGACCCACACCGTATCGAGTCGTATCGCCGCGACGCTGGCTGCACACATGGAGCCCGCGCACCACACGAGCCGCCGGGCGATCCCGACCGCCGAGAAGATGTTGCTGGCCGACCCCGTCACGTTGCACACGAGCGAGCATCGCCCTCTCGGCAACCATTCCGGATTCGGCCTCAGCGCTTTTTACGTCAGCCTCGTCCTCACTCTTGGCGCCTATCTGGGTGCGGGTGTCGTCAGCAGCTCGGTCGATTTCGCTCTCGGATATCAGTCAGCCGAGCGCGGACGTCGCTGGTCCAGCAAGCTGCCGGTCCCGATCACCCGCACCCAAACACTGGTGGCCAAGACCGTCATGTCGGCCGTCCTGTCACCGGTCACCGCGACAGCAATTTTGCTCACGTGTAAATTCGCCCTTCACATGGATACACCCCACTTCGGTCAGCTATGGATCTACTCCGTATGCGCCTCGATCGCCGTCGGGGTGACCGCTCAGACCATCATTTCGCTGGTCGGAGGACTCGGGTCGCTGGTGGGCATGCTCTTCTTCGTCGCGTTGGCGGTGCCCTCGTCCGGGGGGAGCTTCCCCCTCCAGACCGTTCCCAGCCCCTACCGGTGGCTCGCTCAGTTCGAACCTATGCGGCAGATCGACGACGGCGTTCGCGCAATCCTCTACTTCGACGCCCGGGGCGATGCCGGCCTGACGCGTGGCTGGATCATGATCGCCTTGGGGTGTTTCGTCGGCCTGGCTCTGGGCCTGATCGTCGCGTGGATCCGTGATCACGGCGGTCACCAGCGGCTCACGAGCCATCAGATCACCGCCGCACATGCACACTTCCGCTCCACGGTCTCCCTCGCGGCCACAGCCGGCGGTACGCAGCACGAATCCGGTGGAAGGCCCGCTCCCAGAGCCGCTGCGCCCGACCGGCGCAACGCCACCGAGTCGACCGCTCCCTCGCAGGCAGCACCCCGCGTCTTCGGTCGGGTACGGAACTCTTACGGAGACGTTGTGTCCCTGGCCGCCGTCACCCTTCTCTCGCTTAATGGGAGCCAACTGGGCCGGATCGGCACGCAATCCGATGGCTCTTACGAAATTGATGCGCCGGCATCCGGAGCCTGCCTCCTTCTTGCTACGGCGGACGACCACCAGCCCCACGCCGCCATCGTTCAGATCGGCGACAGGTCTCGATGCCACGACGTCGTACTGAGCGGACTGAGCGGACTGAGCGGGAC